In Nocardioides sp. JQ2195, a genomic segment contains:
- the pgsA gene encoding CDP-diacylglycerol--glycerol-3-phosphate 3-phosphatidyltransferase, with protein sequence MTETSAKPSNFNVPNALTTLRILMVPFFGWALLHDGGDSITWRLVAFALFAAAMITDKIDGDIARARNLVTDFGKIADPIADKAITGMAFIGLSIVGDVWWWVTILVLLREWSVTLLRLSIMKNVVIAAAQSGKIKTVLQAVALSGLCLPFRQIDGALDVPGDVLYYVSHVLLAGAVAMTLWSGYEFFRDAWRQRETIRTTS encoded by the coding sequence ATGACCGAGACCTCGGCCAAGCCCAGCAACTTCAACGTGCCCAATGCGCTGACCACGCTGCGCATCCTGATGGTGCCGTTCTTCGGATGGGCCCTGCTGCACGACGGCGGCGACTCGATCACGTGGCGCCTGGTGGCGTTCGCACTGTTCGCGGCCGCCATGATCACCGACAAGATCGACGGGGACATCGCCCGTGCCCGCAACCTGGTCACCGACTTCGGCAAGATCGCCGACCCGATCGCCGACAAGGCGATCACCGGGATGGCGTTCATCGGGCTCTCGATCGTGGGAGACGTCTGGTGGTGGGTCACCATCCTGGTGCTGCTGCGAGAGTGGAGCGTCACCCTGCTGCGCCTCTCGATCATGAAGAACGTCGTGATCGCGGCCGCCCAGAGCGGCAAGATCAAGACCGTCCTCCAGGCGGTCGCCCTGTCGGGACTGTGCCTGCCGTTCCGCCAGATCGACGGAGCCCTCGACGTGCCCGGCGACGTCCTCTACTACGTCTCCCACGTCCTGCTCGCCGGTGCCGTGGCGATGACGCTCTGGTCGGGCTACGAGTTCTTCCGCGACGCCTGGCGCCAGCGCGAGACGATCCGCACCACCTCCTGA
- the rimO gene encoding 30S ribosomal protein S12 methylthiotransferase RimO, which translates to MTTSPSRPADGLLSVAMVTLGCSRNEVDSEELAGRLEADGFRLVDDPESADTVVVNTCGFVEAAKKDSVDTILQAADLKAEGRTQAVVAVGCMAERYGKDLADSLPEADAILGFDDYPDIAARLRSIVAGESHQAHTPSDRRKLLPISPVERDAGSVSVPGHGAVPTDAPDLGEGIAPASGPRAMRRRLEGGPMAPLKLASGCDRRCSFCAIPSFRGSFVSRRPSDVIQEAQWLATQGVKEVFLVSENSTSYGKDLGDLRLLETMLPELAAVEGIERVRVSYLQPAETRPGLIEAIADTPGVVPYFDLSFQHASASVLRRMRRFGDPESFLGLLSQIRSIAPTAGIRSNVIVGFPGETEDDLETLCDFLTEARLDVTGVFGYSDEDGTEAETYADKVDPDEVHERTEHVLSLVEELNAQRAEERIGEQVDVLIEALVDGVAEGRAEHQGPEVDGTTVVEGLDDVAVGDVVRATVVGTDGVDLIASTEGIR; encoded by the coding sequence ATGACGACTTCACCTTCACGCCCCGCCGACGGACTGCTGTCCGTGGCGATGGTGACCCTTGGATGTTCCCGCAACGAGGTCGACTCCGAGGAGCTCGCCGGCCGGCTCGAGGCCGACGGCTTCCGTCTGGTCGACGACCCGGAGTCCGCCGACACCGTGGTGGTGAACACCTGTGGCTTCGTCGAGGCGGCCAAGAAGGACTCGGTCGACACCATCCTGCAGGCGGCCGACCTGAAGGCAGAGGGCAGGACCCAGGCCGTGGTGGCGGTCGGCTGCATGGCCGAGCGCTACGGCAAGGACCTCGCCGATTCGCTGCCCGAGGCCGACGCGATCCTCGGGTTCGACGACTATCCCGACATCGCCGCGCGGCTGCGCTCGATCGTCGCGGGCGAGTCCCACCAGGCACACACCCCGAGCGATCGCCGCAAGCTGCTGCCGATCTCCCCGGTCGAGCGGGACGCGGGCTCGGTCAGCGTCCCCGGCCACGGTGCCGTCCCCACGGACGCGCCCGACCTGGGTGAGGGGATCGCGCCCGCCTCCGGGCCGCGCGCGATGCGCCGCCGACTGGAGGGCGGCCCGATGGCGCCCCTCAAGCTGGCCAGCGGCTGCGACCGGCGCTGCTCGTTCTGCGCCATCCCGAGCTTCCGGGGCTCCTTCGTCTCCCGTCGTCCGAGCGACGTCATCCAGGAGGCACAGTGGCTGGCCACCCAAGGAGTCAAGGAAGTCTTCCTGGTCAGCGAGAACTCCACCTCCTACGGCAAGGACCTCGGTGACCTGAGGCTGCTCGAGACGATGCTCCCCGAGCTCGCGGCCGTCGAGGGCATCGAGCGGGTGCGGGTCTCCTACCTCCAGCCGGCCGAGACACGGCCCGGCCTCATCGAGGCGATCGCCGACACTCCGGGCGTGGTGCCCTACTTCGACCTGTCCTTCCAGCACGCGTCCGCCTCGGTGCTGCGTCGCATGCGCCGCTTCGGTGACCCTGAGAGCTTCCTGGGCCTGTTGTCCCAGATCCGTTCGATCGCGCCGACGGCCGGCATCCGCTCCAACGTGATCGTCGGCTTCCCCGGCGAGACCGAGGACGACCTCGAGACCCTGTGCGACTTCCTGACCGAGGCACGCCTCGACGTGACGGGTGTCTTCGGCTACTCCGACGAGGACGGCACCGAGGCCGAGACGTACGCCGACAAGGTCGATCCCGACGAGGTCCACGAACGCACCGAGCACGTGCTCAGCCTGGTCGAGGAGCTCAACGCCCAGCGCGCGGAGGAACGCATCGGCGAGCAGGTCGACGTGCTCATCGAGGCACTGGTCGACGGGGTTGCCGAGGGCCGGGCCGAGCACCAGGGCCCCGAGGTGGACGGAACCACCGTGGTCGAAGGACTCGACGACGTGGCCGTGGGTGACGTCGTGCGCGCCACGGTCGTCGGCACCGACGGCGTCGACCTGATCGCCAGCACGGAAGGCATCCGATGA
- a CDS encoding AMP-binding protein, whose protein sequence is MTHDTHPAPSHTSGPTDVPLLEQTIGDNFDATVSAHGDREAVIDFATGRRWTYAEFGAEVETLARGLLAAGVGVGDRVGIWAPNCAEWTLVQFATAKIGAILVNVNPAYRTHEVAYVINQAGIATMVVAESFKTSDYPAMIDEVRPDCPTLSRVVVIGQSSWDDLVAGAGEIDQTRVTEVQATLSPDDAINIQYTSGTTGFPKGATLSHRNILNNGYFVGEGCGYTEVDRICIPVPFYHCFGMVMGNLAATTHGAAMVIPAPGFDPEVTLRAVDAEKCTSLYGVPTMFIAMWSLPDFATYDISTLRTGIMAGSPCPAEMMRKVLDAGVVDMTICYGMTETSPVSTQTRPADAFEVKVATVGSVGPHLEIRVVDPMTGEVAPRGVPGEFQTKGYSVMLGYWEDPEKTDEVLVDGWMHTGDIGVMDDEGNVSITGRIKDMVIRGGENIYPREIEEFLYTHPDILDAQVIGVPDEKYGEELMAWLRMREGAAEIDAEALRGFCAGKLAHYKIPRYVQVVDEFPMTVTGKVRKVEMREDAVRLLGL, encoded by the coding sequence GTGACTCATGACACCCACCCAGCACCCAGCCACACCTCCGGCCCGACCGACGTACCCCTGCTCGAGCAGACCATCGGCGACAACTTCGACGCCACCGTCTCCGCGCACGGTGACCGCGAGGCCGTCATCGACTTCGCCACTGGTCGTCGCTGGACCTATGCCGAGTTCGGCGCCGAGGTCGAGACCCTGGCCCGCGGCCTGCTGGCGGCGGGGGTGGGCGTCGGCGACCGGGTCGGGATCTGGGCTCCCAACTGCGCGGAGTGGACGCTGGTGCAGTTCGCCACCGCCAAGATCGGCGCGATCCTGGTCAACGTCAACCCGGCCTACCGGACCCACGAGGTCGCCTACGTCATCAACCAGGCGGGCATCGCCACCATGGTGGTCGCCGAGTCGTTCAAGACCAGCGACTACCCGGCGATGATCGACGAGGTTCGTCCCGACTGCCCGACGCTGTCGCGGGTGGTGGTGATCGGGCAGTCATCGTGGGACGACCTCGTGGCCGGAGCGGGCGAGATCGACCAGACCCGCGTCACGGAGGTGCAGGCGACGCTGTCCCCCGACGACGCCATCAACATCCAGTACACCTCGGGCACCACCGGCTTCCCCAAGGGCGCCACGCTGAGCCACCGCAACATCCTCAACAACGGCTACTTCGTGGGTGAGGGCTGCGGCTACACCGAGGTCGACCGGATCTGCATCCCGGTGCCCTTCTACCACTGCTTCGGCATGGTGATGGGCAACCTGGCAGCCACCACCCACGGTGCGGCCATGGTGATCCCGGCACCCGGCTTCGACCCCGAGGTCACGTTGCGCGCGGTCGATGCCGAGAAGTGCACCAGCCTCTACGGCGTACCCACCATGTTCATCGCGATGTGGTCCCTGCCCGACTTCGCGACCTACGACATCAGCACGCTGCGCACCGGCATCATGGCCGGCTCCCCGTGCCCAGCGGAGATGATGCGCAAGGTGCTGGATGCCGGAGTGGTGGACATGACCATCTGCTACGGCATGACGGAGACGTCCCCGGTGTCCACCCAGACCCGCCCCGCCGACGCGTTCGAGGTCAAGGTGGCCACCGTGGGGAGTGTCGGCCCGCACCTCGAGATCCGGGTGGTCGACCCGATGACCGGTGAGGTCGCCCCACGTGGCGTGCCGGGGGAGTTCCAGACCAAGGGCTACTCGGTGATGCTCGGCTACTGGGAGGACCCCGAGAAGACCGACGAGGTCCTCGTGGACGGCTGGATGCACACGGGAGACATCGGGGTGATGGACGACGAGGGCAACGTCTCGATCACGGGCCGCATCAAGGACATGGTGATCCGCGGCGGGGAGAACATCTACCCCCGTGAGATCGAGGAGTTCCTCTACACCCACCCCGACATCCTCGACGCGCAGGTGATCGGTGTGCCGGACGAGAAGTACGGCGAGGAGCTGATGGCCTGGCTGCGGATGCGGGAGGGAGCCGCCGAGATCGACGCGGAGGCGCTGCGTGGCTTCTGTGCCGGGAAGCTCGCCCACTACAAGATCCCACGCTACGTGCAGGTCGTCGACGAGTTCCCGATGACGGTGACGGGCAAGGTGCGCAAGGTGGAGATGCGCGAGGACGCCGTCCGCCTGCTGGGGCTCTGA
- a CDS encoding RodZ domain-containing protein encodes MSAAEQVETGHDETTGSVLGAAPDVVEVRRNGGLAALIGAVASGVAIAYLGRAVQSGHVLDWTLFVVLGAIGATWLHAFLDARTPLMVADAQGVRLRLGRAWQGLPWGALAAVEHTPRRGLLRDGKVVLVPHNPDRVRDELDASGRRQGRLSETLYGSPFAVPLGLSTRVPGLSEDLTTALRELAGGATRIIEPRTDVAVDAAEDLDDGDEPRATFALPRMLSMPASRDQDEHYDEHLDEDDDPADGLDDRDGRDRDEDRDEDRDEDGVEDDRDDDREPLGTRLQGTLGAWKAGLAARISRRDDESDAAVAEAADDTERTQPLVASATPSPLRDITPASRIEIHSNLFADGATARDSAGNRIPDDLPEGRELRRQGSIPLVEDTTTWGDRVRPIATVKHNVEPLVIDDLAAEPAADPVIGPDLLAARTRIGLSVDTLAERTRIRPHVIESIEVDDFVPCGGDFYARGHLRTLARVLGLDAAPLLKAYDERYADAPINPRRVFEAELATGSSGGIRSTRGGPNWSVLIAAIMTLVLAWSIARLVMDTPVELQSPAPILNGSDGPNQSAPAVESVTVKVTADGETHLVIRDAKDKVVFDADVTYGDVHRIDVLPPFQVHADDGGAIDVQVNGSDQGSLGADGKKTQKTYRVTD; translated from the coding sequence GTGAGCGCAGCAGAGCAGGTCGAGACCGGCCATGACGAGACCACGGGCAGCGTGCTCGGTGCGGCCCCCGACGTCGTCGAGGTCCGACGCAACGGCGGGCTTGCCGCACTGATCGGGGCGGTGGCCTCGGGCGTCGCGATCGCCTACCTGGGTCGAGCCGTCCAGAGTGGTCACGTCTTGGACTGGACCCTCTTCGTGGTGCTCGGCGCCATCGGAGCCACGTGGTTGCACGCCTTCCTCGACGCCCGCACCCCGCTGATGGTCGCTGACGCGCAGGGTGTGCGGCTCCGTCTCGGTCGCGCCTGGCAAGGACTGCCCTGGGGAGCACTCGCCGCGGTCGAGCACACGCCGCGTCGTGGGCTCCTGCGTGACGGCAAGGTCGTCCTGGTGCCGCACAACCCCGACCGCGTGCGTGACGAGCTCGATGCCTCCGGGCGTCGGCAGGGTCGCCTGTCGGAGACGCTCTACGGCTCGCCGTTCGCCGTGCCGCTGGGCCTGTCGACCCGAGTCCCCGGGCTGTCCGAGGACCTGACCACCGCCCTGCGCGAGCTGGCCGGCGGAGCCACCCGGATTATCGAGCCCCGGACGGATGTCGCAGTCGATGCCGCTGAGGACCTCGACGACGGCGACGAACCGCGCGCGACCTTCGCGTTGCCCCGCATGCTGTCGATGCCCGCGTCCCGCGACCAGGACGAGCACTACGACGAGCACCTCGACGAGGACGACGACCCGGCGGACGGCCTCGACGACCGGGACGGCCGTGACCGTGACGAGGACCGTGACGAGGACCGTGACGAAGACGGGGTCGAGGACGACCGGGACGACGACCGGGAGCCGCTCGGCACTCGCCTGCAGGGCACGCTCGGCGCCTGGAAGGCAGGGCTTGCCGCGCGCATCTCGCGTCGTGACGACGAGTCCGACGCCGCCGTGGCCGAGGCAGCCGACGACACCGAGCGGACCCAGCCCCTGGTGGCCAGTGCCACCCCGAGCCCGTTGCGCGACATCACCCCGGCGTCGCGCATCGAGATCCACAGCAACCTGTTCGCCGACGGCGCGACCGCCCGTGACAGCGCTGGCAACCGGATCCCTGATGACCTGCCGGAAGGGCGCGAGCTGCGTCGCCAGGGCAGCATCCCTCTGGTGGAGGACACCACGACCTGGGGCGACCGGGTCCGTCCCATCGCCACCGTGAAGCACAACGTCGAGCCACTGGTCATCGACGACCTGGCCGCGGAGCCGGCTGCCGATCCGGTGATCGGTCCCGATCTCCTCGCCGCGCGCACCCGCATCGGCCTGAGCGTCGACACGCTCGCCGAGCGCACCCGCATCCGGCCCCACGTGATCGAGTCCATCGAGGTCGACGACTTCGTGCCCTGCGGCGGCGACTTCTACGCGCGTGGCCACCTGCGGACCCTGGCTCGTGTGCTGGGCCTCGACGCGGCGCCACTGCTCAAGGCGTACGACGAGCGCTACGCCGATGCCCCGATCAACCCTCGACGCGTCTTCGAGGCCGAGCTGGCCACCGGCTCCAGCGGCGGCATCCGCTCGACCCGGGGCGGCCCCAACTGGTCGGTGCTGATCGCCGCGATCATGACGTTGGTGCTGGCCTGGTCGATCGCGCGCCTGGTGATGGACACGCCGGTGGAGCTGCAGAGCCCGGCGCCGATCCTGAACGGATCGGACGGACCCAACCAGAGTGCCCCCGCGGTCGAGAGCGTCACCGTGAAGGTGACCGCAGACGGCGAGACCCACCTGGTGATCCGTGACGCCAAGGACAAGGTCGTCTTCGACGCCGACGTGACCTACGGCGACGTGCACCGCATCGACGTGCTGCCGCCGTTCCAGGTCCATGCCGACGACGGGGGAGCGATCGACGTGCAGGTCAACGGGTCCGACCAGGGCTCACTGGGCGCCGACGGCAAGAAGACCCAGAAGACCTACCGCGTGACCGACTAG
- a CDS encoding DNA translocase FtsK encodes MATRTSSPPGSRSKSTSAKAGSSTRTRSTGSQAKRKPTPKRKPSPAKRPAPRAVRNGPGPILRAFVAIGSALAAVWLGVAHAIGATARSIGRSARDIDPEQRRDGAALFLYGLAFVVAAAVWWQLPGGVMDFFRTMVAGSVGKLAWFVPLGLVYIGWRNMRDPEQNGPAGRQAIGWVTLSFGVLGIVHIANGSPRPVRGDTEALQQAGGAVGYVISSLLLDLLRSPYVVVPLLALLAVFGILVIAATPVYQIPVKLAEKRDWLLGRAVPEPDDEEATQSLRGRRGKKAVDDEIDPDMGDPAYDSPVLEDREVKKRRRKADAIDVAEENAAGEAVDAPTPVAETTVAERAELEPPPHSQLPARVEQLALSGDVTYSLPSSDVLKPGSVHKAKSKASDEIVERLTTVLDEFNIDARVTGYTRGPTVTRYVVELGPGVKVEKITNIQKNIAYAVASADVRILSPIPGKSAVGVEIPNTDKEIVSLGDVLRSNVARNDHHPMITGIGKDVEGGFVVANLAKMPHLLVAGATGSGKSSFINSMITSVLMRATPDEVRMIMVDPKRVELNAYEGVPHLITPIITNPKKAAEALQWVVREMDMRYDDLANFGFRHVDDFNKAVRAGKVELPLGSERTLSPYPYLLVVVDELADLMMVAPRDVEDAVVRITQLARAAGIHLILATQRPSVDVVTGLIKANVPSRLAFATSSLADSRVILDQPGAEKLVGQGDGLFLPMGASKAARVQGSWVTEAEIAQVVSHVKEQLAPTYREDVTAPAQSKRDLDDDIGDDLDLVVQAIELVVSTQFGSTSMLQRKLRVGFAKAGRLMDIMESRGVVGPSEGSKARDVLVKPDELDGVIATLEGEA; translated from the coding sequence ATGGCGACCCGTACGTCTTCCCCGCCGGGTTCGCGGAGCAAGAGCACGTCTGCAAAGGCCGGCTCGAGCACCCGAACTCGGAGTACAGGCAGCCAGGCCAAGCGAAAGCCGACGCCGAAGCGCAAGCCGTCCCCGGCGAAGCGCCCGGCCCCCCGCGCCGTACGCAATGGACCTGGCCCGATTCTGCGCGCCTTCGTGGCGATCGGCAGTGCCCTCGCGGCCGTGTGGCTGGGCGTCGCCCATGCCATCGGCGCGACCGCACGCTCGATCGGCCGGAGCGCCCGCGACATCGACCCCGAGCAGCGTCGCGACGGTGCGGCCCTGTTCCTCTACGGGCTGGCGTTCGTGGTGGCCGCCGCGGTCTGGTGGCAGCTGCCGGGGGGAGTGATGGACTTCTTCCGGACCATGGTCGCCGGCTCCGTCGGCAAGCTCGCCTGGTTCGTCCCGCTCGGCCTCGTCTACATCGGCTGGCGCAACATGCGCGACCCGGAGCAGAACGGGCCGGCCGGCCGACAGGCCATCGGCTGGGTCACGCTGTCCTTCGGCGTCCTCGGCATCGTGCACATCGCCAACGGGAGTCCACGCCCCGTCCGCGGCGACACCGAGGCGCTCCAGCAGGCCGGCGGTGCGGTCGGCTACGTCATCTCGAGCCTGCTGCTCGACCTGTTGCGCTCGCCGTACGTCGTGGTGCCCCTGCTGGCCCTGCTGGCGGTCTTCGGCATCCTCGTCATCGCGGCCACGCCGGTCTACCAGATCCCGGTGAAGCTGGCCGAGAAGCGTGACTGGTTGCTCGGTCGTGCCGTGCCGGAGCCCGACGACGAGGAAGCCACCCAGTCGTTGCGCGGCCGACGTGGCAAGAAGGCCGTCGACGACGAGATCGATCCCGACATGGGCGACCCCGCCTACGACTCGCCGGTCCTCGAGGACCGCGAGGTCAAGAAGCGTCGTCGCAAGGCCGACGCGATCGACGTCGCCGAGGAGAACGCGGCGGGCGAGGCCGTCGACGCCCCGACGCCCGTCGCCGAGACCACGGTCGCCGAGCGCGCGGAGCTCGAGCCCCCGCCGCACTCCCAGCTGCCGGCCCGCGTCGAGCAGCTCGCCCTCTCCGGTGACGTCACCTACTCGCTGCCGTCCAGCGATGTGCTGAAGCCCGGTTCGGTGCACAAGGCGAAGTCCAAGGCCTCCGACGAGATCGTCGAACGGCTCACCACGGTGCTCGACGAGTTCAACATCGATGCGCGGGTCACCGGCTACACGCGCGGTCCGACGGTCACCCGCTACGTGGTCGAGCTCGGCCCGGGTGTCAAGGTCGAGAAGATCACCAACATCCAGAAGAACATCGCCTACGCAGTGGCCAGTGCCGACGTGCGGATCCTCAGCCCGATCCCGGGCAAGTCCGCCGTCGGTGTCGAGATCCCCAACACCGACAAGGAGATCGTCTCGCTGGGCGACGTGCTGCGCAGCAACGTGGCCCGCAACGACCACCACCCGATGATCACCGGCATCGGCAAGGACGTGGAGGGCGGCTTCGTGGTCGCCAACCTCGCCAAGATGCCCCACCTGCTGGTCGCCGGTGCCACCGGCTCCGGGAAGTCGTCGTTCATCAACTCGATGATCACCTCCGTGCTGATGCGGGCGACGCCCGACGAGGTGCGGATGATCATGGTCGACCCCAAGCGGGTCGAGCTGAACGCCTACGAAGGTGTGCCCCACCTGATCACGCCGATCATCACCAACCCGAAGAAGGCTGCCGAGGCGCTGCAGTGGGTCGTGCGCGAGATGGACATGCGCTACGACGACCTGGCCAACTTCGGCTTCCGCCACGTCGACGACTTCAACAAGGCGGTGCGGGCCGGCAAGGTCGAGCTCCCGCTGGGCAGCGAGCGCACGCTCTCGCCCTACCCCTACCTGTTGGTGGTCGTCGACGAGCTGGCCGACCTGATGATGGTGGCGCCGCGCGACGTCGAGGATGCGGTGGTCCGCATCACCCAGCTGGCCCGAGCGGCCGGCATCCACCTGATCCTCGCCACGCAGCGCCCGAGCGTCGACGTGGTCACCGGGCTGATCAAGGCCAACGTGCCGTCGCGGCTCGCGTTCGCGACGTCGTCGTTGGCCGACAGCCGGGTCATCCTCGACCAGCCGGGTGCCGAGAAGCTGGTCGGGCAGGGTGACGGGCTGTTCCTGCCGATGGGCGCCAGCAAGGCCGCTCGTGTGCAGGGCTCCTGGGTCACCGAGGCCGAGATCGCCCAGGTGGTCTCGCACGTGAAGGAGCAGCTCGCGCCGACGTACCGCGAGGACGTCACCGCGCCCGCCCAGTCCAAGCGAGACCTCGACGACGACATCGGCGACGACCTCGACCTCGTGGTCCAGGCCATCGAGCTGGTGGTCTCGACCCAGTTCGGATCGACCTCCATGCTGCAGCGCAAGCTGCGCGTCGGCTTCGCCAAGGCAGGTCGACTGATGGACATCATGGAGAGCAGGGGCGTCGTCGGCCCCAGCGAGGGTTCGAAGGCCCGAGACGTGTTGGTCAAGCCAGATGAGCTCGACGGAGTCATTGCCACCTTGGAGGGGGAAGCGTGA